One segment of Nostoc piscinale CENA21 DNA contains the following:
- a CDS encoding glutaredoxin family protein translates to MRLILYSKPGCHLCEGLQEKLEQILETQNLGVELEIRDITTREDWLLAYQYEVPVLVLANLPGAEAFEQPLPRPSPRANVQQIQQMLCKYLSNTKKK, encoded by the coding sequence ATGCGGTTGATTTTGTACAGTAAACCTGGTTGTCATTTATGCGAGGGCTTGCAGGAAAAATTAGAACAAATTTTAGAGACGCAAAATTTGGGTGTTGAGTTAGAAATTCGTGACATTACAACTCGTGAAGATTGGTTGCTGGCTTATCAATATGAAGTCCCAGTGCTAGTTTTAGCCAATCTCCCCGGTGCGGAAGCTTTTGAACAACCTCTACCGCGTCCTTCTCCCCGTGCAAATGTCCAGCAAATTCAGCAAATGTTGTGTAAGTATTTATCCAATACTAAAAAAAAATGA
- a CDS encoding UDP-N-acetylmuramoyl-L-alanyl-D-glutamate--2,6-diaminopimelate ligase has protein sequence MKLRELLAAIDSVAQLPNSSDLADAEVKGLKTNSHACSEGDLFIGMPGTRVDGGEFWPSAIASGAVAAIVSAQAAEKNPPTPEAVVISANDMTQACAQIAAAFYDYPGQKLKLVGVTGTNGKTTTTHLIEFFLNKAHLATALMGTLYTRWPGFVQTAIHTTPFAVELQQQLAAAVNAGCEFGVMEVSSHALAQGRVLGCPFEVGVFTNLTQDHLDYHSDMEDYFAAKALLFSPEYLKGKAIINADDSYGKQLINRLPTEQVWSYSVSEPNADLWMSDLNYQPNGVSGVLHTPKGEIAFRSPLVGQYNLENVLAAVGAVLHLGLDLELIASAISDFPGVPGRMERVQISPQQDISVIVDYAHTPDSLENLLKAARPFIPGKMICVFGCGGDRDRTKRPKMGKIAADLADVAVVTSDNPRTEDPERILQDVLAGIPDTVQPTVICDRATAIRTAILQAEPGDGVLLAGKGHEDYQILGTEKIHFDDREHARDALQARLKNEV, from the coding sequence ATGAAATTGCGAGAATTACTAGCAGCAATAGATAGTGTGGCACAGTTGCCTAACAGTTCTGACTTAGCAGATGCAGAAGTCAAGGGTTTGAAAACTAACTCCCATGCTTGCAGTGAGGGAGATTTATTTATTGGAATGCCAGGAACGCGGGTAGACGGTGGCGAATTTTGGCCAAGTGCGATCGCATCTGGCGCAGTAGCGGCGATTGTTTCTGCCCAAGCTGCCGAAAAAAATCCTCCCACCCCGGAGGCTGTAGTAATTAGTGCTAATGATATGACTCAAGCTTGCGCTCAAATAGCAGCAGCTTTTTACGATTATCCCGGACAAAAACTCAAGTTAGTGGGTGTGACTGGCACCAACGGTAAAACCACCACTACTCACCTCATTGAATTTTTCCTGAACAAAGCGCATCTAGCTACTGCGTTGATGGGGACTTTATACACTCGCTGGCCGGGATTTGTCCAAACTGCTATCCACACCACACCCTTTGCTGTGGAACTCCAACAGCAGTTAGCAGCAGCCGTGAATGCAGGTTGTGAGTTTGGCGTAATGGAAGTGAGTTCCCATGCTTTGGCGCAAGGTCGAGTCTTGGGTTGTCCGTTTGAGGTGGGCGTATTTACCAATCTCACCCAAGACCATCTGGATTATCACAGCGATATGGAGGATTATTTCGCTGCTAAGGCGCTGTTATTTAGTCCAGAATATCTCAAAGGCAAGGCAATTATTAATGCTGATGACTCCTACGGCAAACAATTAATTAACAGATTGCCCACAGAGCAAGTTTGGAGTTACAGTGTCAGCGAACCCAATGCCGATTTGTGGATGAGCGATTTAAATTATCAACCCAATGGTGTTAGTGGTGTGCTGCATACTCCAAAGGGTGAGATTGCCTTTCGCTCACCTTTGGTTGGTCAATATAACTTAGAAAATGTTTTGGCTGCGGTGGGTGCAGTTTTGCATTTAGGACTTGACTTAGAGTTAATCGCCAGTGCAATTAGTGATTTTCCTGGGGTTCCGGGACGGATGGAACGAGTACAAATCAGTCCGCAACAAGATATCAGTGTGATTGTTGATTATGCCCATACGCCCGATAGCCTGGAAAATTTACTCAAAGCTGCAAGGCCGTTTATTCCCGGTAAAATGATTTGTGTGTTCGGTTGTGGAGGCGATCGCGATCGCACCAAGCGCCCAAAAATGGGTAAAATCGCCGCCGATTTAGCAGATGTGGCTGTGGTTACTTCCGATAACCCCCGCACTGAAGACCCAGAAAGAATTTTGCAAGATGTTTTAGCTGGAATACCCGATACTGTGCAGCCGACTGTAATTTGCGATCGCGCCACAGCCATTCGCACCGCAATTTTACAAGCCGAACCCGGTGATGGCGTGTTGTTAGCAGGTAAAGGTCATGAAGACTATCAAATTCTCGGTACAGAAAAAATCCACTTTGATGACCGAGAACACGCGCGGGATGCTTTACAAGCCAGATTAAAAAATGAAGTGTGA
- a CDS encoding DICT sensory domain-containing protein: MNDSLRKELSVYQLALGVETPPQPLPSNPASLLSLLRSQIDLLIEQQITATFWVKLPPGKIWHAELKRYQSAMSASGVINICRIDKINTGAEDQVTDETNPQQQNWVQLLSNYQLRREYFFIVSAPQFCSLIVARRPRKRNQNRQTHKAKTGKIPSLLAVMTMEGRIIQQVLDGLKQVAVPESSAVFPAELIYPSTIEPALISQLIAKQLQRQNSIQRQITNKRIAKLREQNQKLQNKEQLKDDYLSSVCQELRTPLTHMKTALSLLNSPTIKPPQRQRYLQMLNTQCDRQSILITGLLDLVNLEHNLETTSLELVRLSDIVPGVVSTYQPVAQEKGIMLAYTVPTELPGVWCVTGGLKQIVINLLQNSIKFTPKGGQVWVRARLQADYVQLEFRDTGIGIAESEIGKIFDCFYRVRSGTTEDLSGAGLGLTVVKRLLWRCGGSISVRSKLDEGSTFTIQLVTNRNKIPFK, from the coding sequence ATGAATGATTCTCTGCGTAAGGAGTTATCCGTCTATCAGCTGGCTTTGGGAGTGGAAACACCACCTCAACCATTGCCAAGCAATCCTGCTAGTTTGTTATCGCTGCTGAGGTCACAAATTGATTTATTGATTGAACAACAAATTACGGCAACTTTTTGGGTTAAGTTACCACCGGGAAAAATTTGGCACGCAGAATTAAAGCGTTATCAATCTGCGATGAGTGCATCTGGCGTAATTAATATTTGTCGGATAGATAAAATCAATACTGGGGCAGAAGATCAGGTGACAGATGAAACCAACCCACAGCAACAAAATTGGGTACAGTTATTATCAAATTATCAATTACGGCGAGAATACTTTTTTATAGTATCCGCGCCGCAATTTTGTAGTTTAATTGTGGCGCGTCGTCCCCGCAAAAGAAATCAAAACCGCCAAACTCATAAAGCCAAAACAGGTAAAATTCCCTCATTGCTGGCTGTGATGACAATGGAAGGCAGAATCATTCAGCAAGTTTTAGATGGTCTCAAACAAGTAGCAGTACCGGAATCATCGGCAGTTTTTCCGGCTGAGTTGATTTATCCCAGTACCATCGAACCCGCACTCATCAGTCAACTCATTGCTAAACAACTCCAGCGCCAAAATTCCATTCAACGTCAAATTACTAATAAACGCATTGCCAAATTACGAGAGCAAAATCAAAAGCTTCAAAACAAAGAACAACTCAAAGATGATTATTTAAGTAGTGTGTGCCAAGAACTGCGGACACCTTTAACACACATGAAAACTGCATTGTCGCTGTTAAATTCACCTACGATTAAACCACCACAGCGACAACGTTATTTACAAATGCTAAATACTCAGTGCGATCGCCAAAGTATATTAATCACTGGTTTACTGGATCTGGTCAACCTAGAACATAATTTAGAAACCACCAGCTTAGAATTAGTACGTCTGTCAGATATCGTCCCTGGCGTAGTTAGCACCTACCAGCCTGTAGCTCAAGAAAAAGGCATCATGCTTGCCTACACTGTACCGACAGAACTACCAGGGGTTTGGTGTGTCACTGGTGGATTAAAGCAAATAGTGATTAACTTGCTGCAAAACAGTATTAAGTTTACCCCCAAAGGTGGACAAGTCTGGGTAAGAGCGCGTCTTCAAGCCGATTATGTCCAGTTAGAATTCCGTGATACAGGTATTGGCATTGCGGAAAGTGAAATTGGCAAAATCTTTGATTGCTTTTATCGAGTCCGTTCGGGAACTACTGAAGATTTGAGTGGTGCTGGCTTAGGTTTAACAGTTGTTAAGCGGTTATTGTGGCGCTGCGGAGGTTCTATTTCTGTCAGAAGTAAACTAGATGAAGGGTCTACTTTTACAATCCAGTTAGTTACGAATCGCAACAAAATCCCGTTTAAATAA
- a CDS encoding YgfZ/GcvT domain-containing protein has product MPASTIDGKDAIAIQAAREGVAVCDRSFWGRIQVADDDRIRFLHNQSTNDFQSRKPGQGCDTVMVTSTARTIDLVSAYILDDAVLLLVSPNRREFLMQWLDRYIFFADKVQLTDVTEETATFSLIGPDSDAIVEKLGAGAIIGQPDGNHLLVDGGVIVAVGSGLALPGYTLILPAIEKQKLWQQILEFGAVELSDHAWETLRILQGRPTPDAELTDDYNPLEVGLWQTISFNKGCYIGQETIARLNTYKGVKQNLWGIRLSAPVEIGSAIALGDEKIGKLTSYTETSDGYFGLGYIRTKAGGMGLKVKIGEVEGEIVDIPFVSHEYPQ; this is encoded by the coding sequence ATGCCAGCATCAACAATTGACGGTAAAGACGCGATCGCTATCCAAGCCGCAAGAGAAGGGGTGGCTGTGTGCGATCGCTCGTTTTGGGGACGTATCCAGGTTGCAGATGATGATCGCATCCGGTTTTTACACAATCAAAGTACCAACGATTTTCAAAGCCGCAAACCAGGACAAGGCTGTGACACGGTGATGGTGACATCCACAGCCCGGACAATTGACTTGGTGAGTGCGTACATTCTGGATGATGCGGTACTGCTGTTGGTTTCGCCCAATCGTCGAGAATTTTTGATGCAATGGCTAGACCGCTACATCTTTTTTGCAGATAAAGTACAGTTAACCGACGTAACAGAGGAAACTGCAACCTTTAGCCTCATCGGGCCAGATAGTGATGCGATTGTGGAAAAATTAGGTGCAGGGGCAATTATCGGTCAACCTGACGGCAATCACTTATTAGTTGACGGTGGGGTGATTGTCGCTGTAGGGAGTGGGTTAGCTTTGCCTGGGTATACCTTAATTCTGCCAGCCATAGAGAAACAAAAACTATGGCAACAAATATTAGAATTTGGGGCTGTAGAATTGAGCGATCACGCTTGGGAAACCTTACGCATTCTCCAAGGTAGACCAACCCCAGATGCAGAACTCACAGATGATTACAATCCGCTAGAAGTGGGTTTATGGCAGACTATATCCTTTAATAAAGGCTGTTACATCGGACAAGAAACCATCGCCCGGTTAAATACTTATAAAGGTGTCAAACAAAATCTTTGGGGGATTCGCCTCAGCGCCCCAGTGGAAATTGGTAGTGCGATCGCCCTAGGAGATGAAAAAATCGGCAAACTCACCAGCTATACCGAAACCAGTGACGGTTACTTTGGACTTGGTTACATCCGTACCAAAGCTGGCGGTATGGGCTTAAAGGTCAAAATCGGAGAAGTTGAAGGTGAAATTGTGGATATCCCTTTTGTCTCCCATGAGTACCCGCAATAA
- a CDS encoding 1,2-dihydroxy-3-keto-5-methylthiopentene dioxygenase, with protein MAILLREDGTVESDFSEIVRELAPIGVYLKHYDPGTSLLFTNLLEQDVLTALEKQYIVDLHNSVFEFLQQENGSLWCDLLNVHPGVPNLQMLNDTYSRYHTHTAAEPLYVLAGEMIFGFVRSDGSQVQVLVQSQDYISIPAGVEHWCSLTASLNFKAVRYFTSAEGWLPNYTGTQLSDARHQP; from the coding sequence ATGGCAATCCTATTACGAGAAGATGGTACAGTCGAGAGTGATTTCAGCGAGATAGTGCGTGAACTTGCGCCTATTGGTGTGTATCTCAAGCACTATGACCCTGGAACATCGCTACTGTTTACGAATCTTTTAGAACAGGATGTTTTGACAGCTTTAGAGAAGCAATACATTGTTGATTTACATAACAGTGTGTTTGAATTTCTCCAACAAGAAAATGGTTCTCTTTGGTGTGATTTGCTGAATGTGCATCCAGGAGTGCCGAATCTTCAGATGTTGAATGATACTTATAGTCGTTACCATACACACACTGCGGCTGAACCACTGTATGTCTTAGCGGGAGAAATGATTTTTGGCTTTGTCAGATCCGATGGTAGCCAAGTCCAAGTTTTAGTACAATCTCAAGACTATATTTCTATACCCGCAGGTGTGGAGCATTGGTGTAGTTTGACAGCATCGTTAAATTTTAAAGCTGTGCGCTATTTCACATCAGCCGAGGGTTGGCTACCCAATTACACAGGTACGCAGTTAAGTGATGCGCGTCACCAGCCCTAA
- a CDS encoding peroxiredoxin, whose protein sequence is MAVKVGDIAPDFNLPAQNGATVSLKDFRGQKAVVLYFYPKDDTPGCTAESCAFRDQYEVFKDAGAEVIGVSGDSSESHQRFAAKYNLPFVLLSDKGDQVRKQYGATAAFGLFPGRVTYVIDQQGVVQYVFDSMLNFQGHVTEALKTLQTLSK, encoded by the coding sequence ATGGCTGTTAAAGTTGGAGACATTGCTCCTGATTTCAACTTACCTGCTCAAAATGGTGCAACAGTCAGCTTAAAAGACTTTCGTGGTCAAAAAGCTGTTGTACTGTACTTTTATCCCAAAGACGATACACCTGGATGCACAGCCGAATCTTGTGCTTTCCGCGACCAATATGAAGTGTTTAAAGATGCTGGCGCGGAAGTGATTGGTGTAAGTGGTGATTCCAGCGAATCTCACCAACGGTTTGCAGCGAAATATAATTTACCGTTTGTTCTTTTGAGTGACAAAGGCGACCAAGTACGCAAGCAATATGGTGCGACTGCGGCTTTTGGTTTATTTCCTGGCCGTGTCACCTATGTGATTGATCAGCAGGGAGTTGTGCAGTATGTGTTTGATTCAATGCTGAACTTTCAAGGGCATGTTACAGAAGCACTGAAGACTTTGCAAACTCTGAGTAAGTGA
- the hpf gene encoding ribosome hibernation-promoting factor, HPF/YfiA family: protein MKLVIHGKNIEITEAIRDYVHQKIEKAVSHFQNITNEVDVHLSVARNPRINPKQAAEVTIYANGSVIRAEESSENLYASIDLVADKIARQLRKYKERRQDKKTQSQPTNEVVVPEPVIPDLIGDRTPELPSEVVRTKYFSMPPMTLAEALEQLQLVGHDFYMFRNAETGEINVIYERNHGGYGVIQPRNNNGHTNGKNGKVSHNNIMMQEKSHSVK, encoded by the coding sequence ATGAAGCTTGTCATCCACGGCAAAAATATTGAAATCACCGAAGCAATTAGGGATTACGTGCATCAAAAGATAGAAAAAGCGGTTAGTCACTTTCAGAACATTACAAACGAAGTGGATGTCCACCTAAGCGTAGCTCGCAATCCCCGAATTAATCCGAAACAAGCAGCCGAAGTCACTATCTATGCAAATGGAAGTGTCATCCGTGCCGAGGAAAGCAGCGAAAACTTATACGCCAGCATAGATTTAGTAGCAGATAAAATTGCGCGGCAATTACGCAAATATAAAGAAAGACGACAAGATAAGAAAACTCAAAGTCAACCTACAAACGAAGTAGTTGTCCCAGAACCAGTAATACCAGATTTAATCGGCGATCGCACTCCCGAATTACCCAGCGAAGTCGTCCGTACTAAATATTTTTCCATGCCACCAATGACTCTTGCTGAAGCATTGGAACAATTGCAACTCGTGGGACACGACTTTTATATGTTCCGTAACGCCGAAACCGGAGAAATTAACGTTATTTATGAACGCAACCACGGCGGTTACGGTGTCATTCAACCCCGCAATAATAACGGTCACACCAACGGTAAAAACGGTAAGGTCTCCCACAACAACATCATGATGCAGGAGAAATCACACTCGGTTAAATGA
- the lipB gene encoding lipoyl(octanoyl) transferase LipB, with protein sequence MIRSNRPPDKRCLLYDKKLMSYTDAHVWQRSLLAERIQDPSLDDVLILLEHPPVYTLGQGATPEFLKFDLDHSGFEVHRVERGGEVTYHCPGQLVGYPILNLQRHRKDLHWYLRQLEEVIIRVLAIYGLVGDRIPDFTGVWLENRKVAAIGIKVSRWITMHGFALNVCPDMTGFQHIVPCGIADKPVASLAEWIPDITCEQVRPHIVQCFADVFGLDVIEFT encoded by the coding sequence ATGATTCGTAGTAATAGACCGCCAGACAAGCGTTGTTTGTTATATGACAAAAAATTGATGTCTTACACAGATGCACACGTATGGCAGCGATCGCTTCTGGCAGAACGTATTCAAGACCCCAGTCTCGATGATGTGTTAATCTTGCTAGAACACCCGCCTGTCTACACTTTGGGACAAGGCGCAACACCAGAATTTCTCAAGTTTGACCTTGATCACAGCGGTTTTGAAGTTCACAGAGTTGAGCGTGGTGGCGAAGTAACTTATCATTGTCCTGGTCAATTGGTGGGGTATCCAATTTTAAATTTGCAACGCCATCGTAAAGATTTGCATTGGTACTTGCGTCAACTAGAGGAAGTGATTATTCGGGTGTTAGCAATTTATGGTTTGGTAGGCGATCGCATTCCTGATTTTACTGGTGTATGGTTAGAAAATCGCAAAGTTGCAGCGATCGGCATTAAAGTCAGCCGTTGGATTACCATGCACGGTTTTGCTTTAAACGTTTGTCCTGATATGACTGGCTTTCAACATATTGTCCCTTGCGGGATTGCAGATAAACCAGTCGCCAGTCTAGCAGAGTGGATTCCTGATATTACTTGCGAACAAGTGCGTCCTCATATTGTGCAATGTTTTGCAGATGTATTTGGTCTTGATGTGATTGAGTTTACTTAA
- a CDS encoding IS1 family transposase (programmed frameshift), with translation MECPRCNSSHIRKNGRQRGKQNYICADCGRQFIEYHNQKGYGDEIKRECLEMYVNGSGFRAIERVKKVHHTTVIYWVKQMGGQLPEHPETAEIPEITEIDELETFVGSKKNKIWVWSVVNHKTSGILGWVLGDRSSETFQQLWQRIKAWNSYFYVTDGYPVYPCFINQEDHLVCKTYMTRVEGENSRLRHYLARLHRKTFCYSKSVEMLELSIRLLVYYLQHRCIPMREQSPREDIAIA, from the exons ATGGAATGTCCGCGTTGTAATTCCTCTCATATCCGTAAGAACGGTAGACAAAGAGGTAAACAAAACTACATTTGTGCAGATTGTGGTCGTCAATTTATTGAATATCACAATCAAAAGGGTTATGGTGACGAAATTAAACGAGAATGCTTAGAAATGTATGTTAATGGTTCTGGTTTCCGTGCCATAGAAAGAGTA AAAAAAGTACATCATACAACAGTAATTTATTGGGTGAAACAAATGGGTGGTCAGTTACCAGAACATCCCGAAACAGCTGAAATACCTGAAATAACTGAAATTGATGAATTAGAAACTTTTGTCGGGTCAAAAAAAAACAAAATTTGGGTATGGAGTGTAGTCAACCACAAGACTTCGGGGATTTTAGGATGGGTTTTAGGAGATAGAAGTTCAGAAACTTTTCAACAGTTGTGGCAGAGGATTAAAGCGTGGAACTCATATTTTTATGTAACGGATGGCTATCCGGTTTATCCATGTTTTATTAATCAAGAAGACCATCTTGTGTGTAAAACTTATATGACACGAGTAGAAGGTGAAAATAGCAGATTAAGACATTATTTAGCCCGATTACATAGAAAGACTTTTTGTTATTCTAAGTCAGTAGAAATGCTGGAACTCTCTATTAGATTGTTAGTTTATTATCTCCAGCATCGTTGTATTCCAATGCGGGAGCAAAGCCCCCGCGAGGATATAGCGATCGCATAA
- a CDS encoding WD40 repeat domain-containing protein encodes MFYGHTERVTALAFSPDGQYIVSGSEDKTLRIWDTKGNLLHTLKGHTEPVRALAFSPDGQYIVSGSKDKTLRLWDIKGNLLQTLKGHTETVWALAFSPDGQYIVSASLDYTLRMWDTKGNLLHILKGHTNTVTELAFSPDGQYIVSSGYDNTLRLWDTKGNLLHTLKGHTNAVRALAFSPDGQHIVSGSHDNTLRLWDVKGNLLHIIKGHTNTVTGLAFSPDGQYIVSGGNRENTLRMWDTKGNLLHTLKGHTNAVTELAFSPDGQYIVSSSSDKTLRMWIQRQQRRTSYLANSICQR; translated from the coding sequence ATTTTTTACGGTCATACAGAACGTGTCACGGCGCTGGCGTTCAGTCCCGATGGTCAGTACATTGTCAGTGGTAGTGAAGACAAGACGCTACGGATATGGGATACAAAAGGCAACTTGCTCCACACCCTCAAGGGTCATACCGAGCCTGTCAGGGCGCTGGCGTTCAGTCCCGATGGTCAGTACATTGTCAGTGGCAGTAAAGACAAGACGCTAAGGTTGTGGGATATAAAAGGCAACTTGCTCCAAACTCTCAAGGGTCATACCGAGACTGTCTGGGCGCTGGCGTTCAGTCCTGATGGTCAATACATTGTCAGTGCCAGTTTAGACTATACATTACGGATGTGGGATACAAAAGGCAACTTGCTCCACATCCTCAAGGGTCATACCAATACTGTCACGGAGCTAGCGTTCAGTCCCGATGGTCAGTACATTGTTAGTAGTGGTTATGACAATACCCTACGTTTGTGGGATACAAAAGGCAACTTGCTGCACACCCTCAAGGGTCATACCAATGCTGTCAGGGCGCTGGCGTTCAGTCCCGATGGTCAGCACATTGTCAGTGGCAGTCATGACAATACGCTACGGTTGTGGGATGTAAAAGGCAACTTGCTCCACATCATCAAGGGTCATACCAATACTGTCACGGGGCTAGCGTTCAGTCCCGATGGTCAGTACATTGTCAGTGGTGGCAATCGGGAAAATACGCTACGGATGTGGGATACAAAAGGCAACTTGCTGCACACCCTCAAGGGTCATACCAATGCTGTCACGGAGCTAGCGTTCAGTCCCGATGGTCAGTACATTGTCAGTAGCAGTTCAGACAAGACGCTACGGATGTGGATACAAAGGCAACAAAGGCGCACATCGTACCTTGCTAACTCAATTTGCCAACGGTGA
- a CDS encoding FAD-dependent oxidoreductase, protein MVKKVAIVGAGPSGVLLAHYLLHRQEQYQIDIFDFRSDPRTVAFSKSRTFSIVLSQRGINALQQIEGLEEAVKAISLETNGAVLHQKNGKTRVFSRSYSQLSLDRTSLVIQLLEQLAIKGSNQVNLHFNHECTQVDFAAKQVKFKQLDTDAEITVNYDLLIGADGARSVVREGFLQTDNFQCEQNYVVNDYKSLFLPPLDPKLNLNWQQNKVNSWRLDNSINILLVYQMDSSWSGVILFPHKDKTIPELTTKQEVLNYFRQNFPEIAQVLPASEAEDFANRPVSRVLTVRCNRYHHGDSVLLIGDAAHGVSPSLGQGCNAALEDVNIFNQILDECADNLAVAVEKFSLQRQADGIALVELSDYAFPTSKKLFVELLLRNRLSKYFFPIFPKFFLPSLFELVAEGKLSYSEIFNLYQDWIAKVKKSNQQILAKM, encoded by the coding sequence ATGGTGAAAAAAGTAGCGATCGTTGGTGCTGGCCCTAGCGGAGTTCTACTGGCTCACTATTTACTACATCGTCAGGAACAATATCAAATCGATATTTTTGATTTTCGTAGTGATCCCCGCACTGTCGCCTTTTCTAAGTCGCGCACCTTTTCGATTGTCCTCAGTCAACGCGGGATCAATGCTTTACAGCAAATTGAGGGACTAGAGGAAGCTGTGAAAGCCATTAGCTTAGAAACTAATGGAGCCGTACTGCATCAAAAGAATGGTAAAACACGGGTATTCAGTAGAAGCTACTCACAGTTAAGCCTTGATAGAACAAGCTTGGTAATTCAATTATTAGAACAGTTGGCAATCAAAGGCAGCAATCAAGTTAATCTTCACTTCAATCATGAATGTACACAAGTAGATTTTGCTGCCAAGCAAGTAAAGTTTAAACAACTTGATACTGACGCAGAAATCACCGTTAATTATGACTTATTAATCGGTGCAGATGGGGCGCGTTCTGTAGTTAGGGAAGGTTTTCTGCAAACAGATAACTTTCAGTGTGAACAAAATTATGTTGTGAATGACTACAAATCTCTTTTTCTACCACCATTAGACCCCAAATTAAATCTCAACTGGCAACAAAATAAAGTCAACTCTTGGCGGTTAGATAACAGTATCAATATTTTATTGGTTTATCAAATGGACAGCAGTTGGAGTGGTGTAATCTTGTTTCCGCACAAAGATAAAACCATTCCTGAACTTACTACCAAACAAGAAGTATTAAACTATTTTCGCCAAAATTTCCCAGAAATCGCCCAAGTATTACCAGCATCAGAAGCGGAAGATTTTGCTAATAGACCTGTATCTAGAGTCCTAACAGTGCGCTGTAACCGCTATCATCACGGCGATAGTGTTTTGTTGATTGGAGATGCAGCACATGGAGTCTCCCCATCTCTCGGACAAGGTTGTAACGCCGCCTTGGAAGATGTAAATATTTTTAACCAAATTTTAGATGAATGTGCGGATAATTTAGCCGTGGCTGTAGAAAAGTTTAGTCTTCAACGTCAAGCTGATGGAATTGCTTTAGTAGAATTAAGTGATTACGCTTTTCCCACCTCTAAAAAGTTATTTGTTGAGTTGTTATTGAGGAACCGTTTGAGTAAATATTTCTTTCCCATTTTTCCCAAGTTCTTCTTACCTTCGTTATTTGAATTGGTCGCGGAAGGCAAACTTTCTTACTCGGAAATTTTCAACTTATATCAAGATTGGATAGCGAAAGTTAAAAAATCAAATCAACAAATTTTGGCAAAAATGTAA